In a single window of the Thunnus thynnus chromosome 9, fThuThy2.1, whole genome shotgun sequence genome:
- the LOC137189497 gene encoding uncharacterized protein C3orf85-like: protein MKFVILFALLSGVFAAPFMKEEQAKRFIRLKRQSGYWDPNHSQNQWGYTIQEQANEYWTAIRTDAQYYMDMGHLMFDRSVADENNRMYMEMLRNARAHLDSHTGQRK from the exons ATGAAGTTTGTGATTCTGTTTGCTCTTCTGAGCG GGGTTTTTGCCGCCCCATTCATGAAGGAAGAGCAGGCAAAGCGATTTATCAGGCTGAAGAGACAGTCAGGATATTGGGATCCAAACCACTCTCAGAACCAATGGGGTTACACCATTCAAGAACAG GCTAACGAGTACTGGACAGCAATTCGAACAGATGCCCAGTACTACATGGACATGGGTCACCTGATGTTTGACCGCTCTGTCGCTGA TGAAAACAACAGGATGTACATGGAGATGCTGCGCAACGCTCGAGCTCACCTGGACAGCCACACGGGGCAACGCAAATag